The following coding sequences lie in one Arachis stenosperma cultivar V10309 chromosome 5, arast.V10309.gnm1.PFL2, whole genome shotgun sequence genomic window:
- the LOC130980921 gene encoding uncharacterized protein LOC130980921: MNAVAEAVREAAVAAARAVDRLGVRNGNENEHGEDSGNNENNLGHLERPMTLATFLKVKPPKFKGTLVATDADNWFRAIERSLRAQHFPEGQHVEFATYMLEGEAEHWWQGIQRLLQQDEGDIPWNTFKDEFYKKYFPRAARDAKEVELMQLKQGNTTIAEYARKFDDLCRFSKICQGNPADFEEWKCLKFEGGLREELMNSVVPLEIRNFAELVNKSKLVEECSKKAAIARADRREASRRDLIQNLAPQGRNFKANNQYRHQNGNQRNGNFLARNNGNYDNNNLGEEEGGQSQQIQDISVCSRCGKDHGNKACRYGTHTCFSCGEYGHISRNCPKRFVRNPARPQQQGRVFTVTAGNTNAYNSSTRGEYHTMVLFVLDNTITSYAHVKF; encoded by the coding sequence ATGAACGCTGTGGCTGAGGCAGTGCGTGAGGCTGCAGTAGCAGCGGCTAGGGCTGTTGATCGTCTTGGAGTGAGAAACGGGAATGAGAATGAGCATGGGGAAGATAGTGGAAATAATGAGAATAACTTAGGGCATCTCGAAAGACCTATGACCCTTGCGACTTTTCTGAAAGTTAAACCGCCTAAGTTTAAAGGTACACTTGTTGCGACTGATGCTGATAATTGGTTTCGAGCTATCGAACGATCACTGCGAGCACAGCATTTTCCGGAAGGCCAACACGTGGAGTTCGCTACTTATATGCTGGAAGGAGAAGCTgagcattggtggcaagggatACAGCGACTGTTGCAACAAGATGAAGGCGATATTCCTTGGAATACTTTTAAGGACGAAttttataagaagtactttccgaggGCAGCTCGTGATGCTAAGGAGGTGGAACTTATGCAGCTGAAACAGGGTAATACAACTATTGCAGAATATGCCCGTAAGTTTGATGACTTGTGCCGTTTCTCCAAGATCTGCCAAGGGAATCCTGCCGActttgaggaatggaagtgtctGAAGTTTGAAGGAGGACTCCGAGAAGAACTGATGAATTCTGTTGTTCCGCTAGAGATACGAAATTTTGCTGAACTGGTGAATAAAAGTAAACTAGTGGAAGAATGTTCGAAGAAGGCGGCGATAGCTCGAGCAGATCGTAGGGAGGCCTCACGAAGAGACCTTATTCAGAATTTAGCCCCTCAAGGTCGCAACTTTAAAGCCAATAATCAATATCGGCACCAAAATGGGAATCAACGAAATGGTAACTTTCTCGCTCGTAACAATGGCAACTACGACAACAATAATCTGGGAGAGGAAGAAGGAGGTCAATCTCAACAAATTCAGGATATTTCAGTATGCTCAAGGTGTGGGAAGGATCATGGTAATAAAGCTTGTAGATATGGGACACACACTTGTTTCTCTTGCGGAGAGTATGGACATATATCGAGAAATTGCCCAAAAAGGTTTGTTCGAAATCCAGCTAGGCCACAACAACAAGGAAGGGTTTTTACCGTAACTGCTGGCAACACTAATGCATATAATTCTTCCACTCGAGGTGAGTACCACACTATGGTTTTGTTTGTGTTAGATAATACTATAACTTCTTATGCGCATGttaaattttga